From the Nodularia sp. NIES-3585 genome, one window contains:
- a CDS encoding NAD(+) kinase, whose amino-acid sequence MPKAGIIYNDIKPIAGRIAIELKDSLTAAGWDVVVTRSIGGILGYSNPESPVCHTPIEGLTPPGFDSEMKFAVVLGGDGTVLAASRLVAPAGIPLLTVNTGHMGFLTETYVNQLPQAIEMAMAGDFEIEEQSMLTVKVFRGESVLWEALCLNEMVLHREPLTSMCHFEIAVGRHAPVDIAADGVIVSTPTGSTAYSLSAGGPVITPGVPVLQLVPICPHSLASRALVFPDTEIVNIYAVNVPRLVMVVDGNGGCYIFPEDRVNLERSHYKVRFIRLQPPEFFRILREKLGWGLPHIAKPTSVELP is encoded by the coding sequence GTGCCGAAAGCAGGCATTATTTACAATGACATTAAACCGATAGCGGGTCGCATCGCTATCGAACTGAAAGACAGTCTCACCGCAGCCGGTTGGGATGTAGTTGTCACCAGAAGTATTGGTGGCATATTGGGCTACTCTAACCCAGAGAGTCCTGTGTGCCACACGCCCATTGAAGGACTGACTCCTCCTGGTTTTGACTCAGAAATGAAGTTTGCTGTGGTCTTAGGGGGAGATGGCACTGTTTTAGCAGCTTCGCGTCTAGTCGCTCCGGCTGGTATTCCACTGTTAACGGTGAATACTGGTCACATGGGATTTTTGACGGAAACTTATGTGAATCAACTGCCTCAAGCCATAGAGATGGCAATGGCGGGTGATTTTGAAATCGAAGAACAATCCATGCTGACTGTGAAAGTTTTTCGCGGTGAGTCTGTGCTGTGGGAAGCCCTCTGCTTAAACGAAATGGTTTTGCATCGAGAACCATTAACTTCGATGTGCCATTTTGAAATTGCGGTCGGGCGACACGCACCAGTGGATATTGCTGCGGATGGTGTGATAGTTTCTACTCCCACAGGTTCCACGGCTTATTCATTAAGCGCTGGAGGTCCGGTGATCACTCCGGGTGTACCTGTGTTGCAGTTAGTCCCCATTTGTCCCCACTCCCTAGCTTCCAGGGCCTTGGTATTTCCAGATACGGAAATAGTTAACATTTACGCAGTTAATGTTCCTCGACTGGTGATGGTAGTAGATGGTAATGGGGGATGTTATATTTTCCCAGAGGATCGGGTAAATTTAGAGCGATCGCACTACAAAGTCCGATTCATTCGCCTACAACCACCGGAATTCTTCCGCATTTTGCGCGAAAAGCTCGGTTGGGGTCTACCACATATCGCCAAACCGACATCAGTAGAGTTACCCTAG
- the nblR gene encoding response regulator transcription factor NblR: protein MTIAHSPCVLVIETDESLANQLSFDLREAGYEAILAHDAASGLQYSRDRQPALIVVDRMLSGESGLSLCRNLRSAGMCAPVLILMARDTVDDRVACLEAGADDYVLKPYRPEDFLKLIRLYLKPDVDTSEQLRFGDLILDVATRRAIHNGRTIDLTMKEFELLKFLMEHPREVLTREQILENVWGYDFMGESNVIEVYIRYLRLKIEDESHKRLIQTVRGVGYVLRES from the coding sequence ATGACAATTGCTCACAGTCCCTGTGTTCTGGTGATTGAAACCGATGAAAGTTTAGCCAATCAGCTATCCTTTGATTTGCGAGAAGCCGGTTATGAAGCGATTTTGGCTCATGATGCGGCTAGCGGTTTACAATACTCCCGCGATCGCCAACCTGCTTTAATTGTTGTAGACCGGATGCTCTCAGGAGAATCAGGACTCTCGTTGTGTAGAAATCTCAGAAGTGCTGGGATGTGCGCCCCTGTCCTCATCCTCATGGCCAGAGATACAGTCGATGATCGGGTAGCTTGTTTAGAAGCTGGGGCTGATGATTATGTCCTCAAGCCTTATCGCCCAGAAGACTTTTTGAAGTTGATTCGCCTTTATTTAAAACCTGATGTTGATACCAGCGAACAGTTACGTTTTGGGGATTTGATTTTAGATGTAGCCACCCGTCGCGCCATCCATAACGGGCGGACAATTGACTTGACCATGAAAGAATTTGAACTATTAAAATTCTTAATGGAACACCCCCGTGAGGTATTGACCCGCGAACAAATTTTGGAAAACGTTTGGGGTTACGACTTTATGGGTGAATCGAATGTCATAGAAGTTTACATTCGCTATTTACGCCTCAAAATTGAAGATGAAAGTCACAAGCGTCTGATTCAAACTGTGCGCGGTGTAGGCTACGTTTTACGCGAGTCTTAA
- a CDS encoding SDR family oxidoreductase — translation MTLLIVGATGTLGRQVARRAIDEGHKVRCLVRSTKRAAFLKEWGAELVRGDLCNPESLTGALSGVTAVIDAATSRATDSLTIKQVDWDGQVALIQAAKTAGVERFIFFSILDADKYPEVPLMEIKRCTEVFLAESGINYTILRLAGFMQGLIGQYGIPILENQPVWVTGNSSPVAYMDTQDIAKFAIRSLSVPETQNQAFPVVGTRPWSAEEIIGLCERLSGKDARITRMPINLLRTIRRVIRFFQWGWNVADRLEFTEVLASGKPLNAPMDEVYQVFGLDQGQTTTLESYLQEYFSRIMKKLKELDYEKNKSKNKKQKPKKTPFKQSSKVNSQ, via the coding sequence ATGACTTTATTAATTGTCGGTGCCACTGGCACCTTAGGAAGACAAGTGGCTCGTCGTGCTATCGATGAGGGGCATAAAGTACGCTGTCTGGTGCGGAGTACCAAAAGAGCTGCATTTCTCAAAGAATGGGGTGCTGAATTAGTGCGGGGAGATTTGTGTAACCCCGAAAGCCTTACCGGAGCGCTGTCAGGAGTCACCGCAGTCATTGATGCGGCCACGTCTCGCGCCACAGATTCACTAACTATCAAACAAGTTGATTGGGATGGACAGGTAGCATTAATCCAAGCTGCAAAAACTGCGGGTGTAGAACGTTTTATATTCTTTTCTATTCTTGATGCCGATAAGTATCCAGAAGTGCCACTGATGGAAATTAAGCGGTGTACAGAAGTATTTTTAGCTGAATCTGGGATAAATTACACAATTTTGCGGTTAGCTGGCTTTATGCAAGGCTTAATCGGTCAATATGGGATTCCGATTTTGGAAAATCAACCGGTTTGGGTAACTGGTAATTCTTCGCCGGTGGCTTATATGGACACTCAGGACATCGCTAAATTTGCAATTCGCAGTTTGAGTGTGCCAGAAACACAGAATCAAGCTTTTCCTGTAGTGGGTACTCGCCCTTGGAGTGCTGAGGAAATCATTGGTCTGTGTGAGCGTTTGTCTGGTAAAGATGCCAGAATTACACGAATGCCAATTAACCTGCTGCGTACCATTCGCCGCGTCATCCGCTTCTTTCAGTGGGGCTGGAACGTTGCAGACAGACTGGAGTTTACAGAAGTCTTAGCCAGTGGTAAACCCTTAAATGCCCCCATGGATGAGGTATACCAAGTTTTTGGCTTAGACCAAGGACAAACTACGACTCTGGAAAGCTACCTGCAAGAGTATTTCAGTCGCATTATGAAGAAGCTGAAAGAGCTAGACTACGAGAAAAATAAATCGAAAAACAAAAAACAGAAGCCGAAAAAAACTCCGTTTAAACAATCTTCCAAAGTTAATAGTCAATAA
- a CDS encoding DUF2237 family protein codes for MADAKNVLGTDLESCCTSPMTGYYRDGFCTTGGQDFGMHVVCAQVTAEFLEYTKLQGNDLSTPVPQFKFPGLRPGDRWCLCAARWQEALEAGVAPPVVLAATHARALEVCSLEDLQKQAVR; via the coding sequence ATGGCAGATGCAAAAAACGTACTAGGGACAGACCTGGAGAGTTGCTGTACATCTCCCATGACTGGCTATTACCGCGACGGGTTTTGTACTACAGGTGGTCAAGATTTTGGGATGCACGTTGTTTGCGCCCAAGTCACAGCCGAATTTTTGGAATATACCAAATTGCAGGGAAATGACCTCAGCACACCAGTTCCCCAATTTAAGTTTCCCGGATTACGGCCAGGCGATCGCTGGTGTTTATGTGCAGCGCGTTGGCAAGAAGCTTTAGAAGCTGGGGTTGCGCCGCCGGTTGTCCTTGCAGCCACCCATGCTAGAGCCTTAGAGGTGTGTTCTCTAGAAGATTTGCAAAAACAGGCCGTCAGGTAG